The genomic DNA CCGAGGGGACGCTCGGCGTCATCACCGAGGTCACGGTGCGGCTGCGCGGCGCCCGGCCCCCGGAGCGATCATCGCCGGCTACTTCGATCGCCTCGTCGACGCCGGCCGGGGCGTCGCGGAGGTGGCCGCCGCCGGGATCACCCCGTCCGCCCTGGAGCTGGTCGACTCGGCCTGCCTCCAGGCGGTCGACGAGTGGCTCTCGATGGGCCTGTCGACCGAGGCCAACGTGATGCTGCTGGCCGCCACCGACCTGCCCGGCGACGCCGGGGCCGCAGAGGCCGCCGCGATCCGGGACGCCTTCGTCGCGGGCGGCGCCACGTTCGCCGCCGTCGCCGGGGACAAGCTGGAAGGCGAGGCCCTGTTCGCGGCCCGGCGGCTCGCGTATCCGGCGCTGGAGCGGCTCGGGCCGGTCCTCACCGAGGACGTCTGCGTCCCCAAGGGGCGGGTCCCCGAGATGCTGGCCCGCATCGAGGACATCGGTCGGCGGCACGAGGTGCGGCTGGCCAACATCGCCCACGCCGGCGACGGGAACCTGCATCCGCTGCTCATCGTGCCGGCCGGCGACGACGCGGCCCGCCGGCGCGCCCAGGCGGCCTTCGACGAGATCATCGCCGCGGCCATCGAGCTCGGCGGCACCGTCACCGGGGAGCACGGGGTGGGCCTGCTCAAGATGGAGGGGCTGGCCGCCGAGGTCTCCCCCGAGGCGATGGCCATGTTCCAGGCCGTGAAGCGGGCCCTCGATCCGCACGGGATCCTCAACCCCGGCAAGGTCGTGCCCCTACCCCCTGGCTGACCAGCCGTTCCGGAGGAAGGAACGGCGCTGGCGCACGCCCCCACCAGCGGCTGGAGTAGAGCGACCACGGGCCCGGCGGGTGCTGGGCCCCCGTCACGCAAGGGGGCGTGCCGTGACACCGTTCATGCTGCGGGTCGCCGAGCTTGTCGGCAGCGACGTCGAACCCGACGAGCTGCCCGCGCCCGCGACCCGGCCGAGCGTCGCGTACGCCGTCAACGAGGGCACCGACCGCCAGATCGCGATCCGCGCGCTGGCCGAGCAGCTCGTCTGCGAGGCCAACGCGGTCCTCGACGCGGCCGACGACCACCTGTCGCTGGAGGACGAGGTCGGCGGCAGCGAGCTGGCCTTCACCGTGCACTACCGCGGCCGCGGCGCCCGCGTCTCGACGCGCTACCTCGGCGGCGCGGCGTACGGGCAGATCGTCGGCGACGGCGTCGCCACCCTCGAGCCCCGCGAACTGGTCGGCCCGGAGGCCCTGCCCGACCTCATCATGCTGCTCCTTCTCGAGTCGGGCGTCGCCCGGCATCCGCACCCGGCCTGATCCAGCCACATCCAGCCTTACCCTGCCTGACCAGCCAAGGAGGTAACCCCCTTGCAATACGAGCTCAAGACCCAAGTCATCGAACAGCGCCGCAAGACGTTCACGCACCTCATCGAGCGGTTCGGCGACCGACCGGCGTCCCGCTACGAGGAGGGCACGATCGGCCTCCAAGCGACCGAGAACTTCCACTACCGCCCGACCTGGGCGCCGGACAAGGAGCTGTACGACCCGGCGTACAGCGAGTTCAAGCTGACCGACCCGTACTCCTTCACCGACCCGCGGCAGCTCTACTACACGCCGTACGTCACCACCCGCACCGGGATGCACGAGGCGTTCGGCAAGACGCTGGACTACCTGGACACCCGGGACCTGTTCGCGAAGCTGCCCGAGGCGTGGCGCAGCATCATGGCCGACACGTTCGTGCCCATGCGGCACTACGAGTCGGCGGGCCAGCTGATCTTCTCGGGGGCCTGCCGCTTCGGCTATGGCACCTCCATCACGCAGTGCTGCGCCTACGCGGCGTTCGACCGCATCGGCATCGCCCAGCTCATCTCGCGCGTCGGCATCGCCCTCGGCGGCGGCGGCGCGGAGCTGCTCGATTCTGCCAAGACGGCCTGGGTCGAGGACGCCCACCTGCAGGGCATGCGCCGGTACGCCGAGGAAGCAATGGTCGAGGCCGACTTGGCCGACACCGTCATCGCCTACGACCTCACCGATCAGCTCACCTACGGGCTGCTCTACCGCGAGCTCGACGAGGCCGCGCTGCTCGGCGGCGCCGGCGCCTATTCGCTGGTCGCGCAGCACCTGTCCGGCTGGTTCGCCGACCAGCGCCGCTGGCTCGACGCGCTCTACAAGGCGTGGCTGGCCGACCCGGAGTACGGCGCGACCAACAAGGCGGCCTTCGAGCGCATCGTCGCCGCCAAGCTGCCTCAGGCCGTGGCCGCCGTGACCGCGATGGCCGAGCACATCGACAGCTTCGCCGCGGTGGGCGCCGTCGAGGCGCTCGGGCGGGTGCGCACCCAGTTGACCGACCACCTGGCCGGCCTCGGCCTCGACGTCAAGGAGAACTGAGCATGGCAGAGCGCGTCGCGCAGGCCCGCTTCGTCAGCGTGGACCTGCAGGAGACCGAGGACCACCGGGCCCTCATCGAGGCGATCATCGCCGACAACGATGACCTCACGGCCAACCACTTCCCCGGCGTCGTCAAGCTCCAGTCGCCCACGAAGATCCTCGTCAAGCGCGAGTCCGTCGAGGAGCGCCTCGGCCGCGAGTGGGAGACCCACGAATTCCAGATGGCCATCGTCACCGTGGCCGGCAACTTCACCGAGTGGGGACGAAGACGAGATCGTCATCGCCTGGGAGCACTGAGGAAAGGGACTGACGCAGAGATACGACCACCCCGAAGAAGCCCAAGAAACTCTCGATGAAGGCGCGGTATTCCGCGCTGACCCGCGACCTCGACTGGGAACCGAGCTACGTCGAATTCGACAAGCTCTACCCGCACGTCACGTACGAGGGCATCAAGATCCACGACTGGAGCAAGTGGGAGGACCCCTTCCGGCTGACCGTGGACGCCTATTACAAGTACCAGGCGGAGAAGGACAAGCGCCTCTACTCCGTGCTGGACGGATTCGCGCAGGGCCAGGGCCACCTCACGTTGTCCGAGGCTCGCTACCTCAACGCGATGAAGATCTTCCTCGGCGGCGTGACCCCGCTGGAATACCAGGCGCACCGCCACTTCGCCTACCTCTCGCGGCATTTCGCTGGCCCGGGCCCGCGGTTCGCGGCGCTGTGCCAGAGCATCGACGAGATGCGGCACGCGCAGACCGAGATCCACACGCTGAGCAATTACAACAAGTACTACAGCGGGTTCCACAACTTCACCCAGCAGCACGACCGGGTCTGGTATTTGTCCGTGCCGAAGTCCTACTTCGACGACGCGCTGTCGGCCGGCCCGTTCGAGTTCCTCATTGCCATCGGGTTCTCGTTCGAGTTCCTGCTGACGAACCTGCTGTTCGTGCCGTTCATGTCGGCCGCCAGCTTCAACGGCGACCTGCCGACCATGACGTTCGGCTTCTCGGCCCAGTCCGACGAGTCCCGGCACATGACCCTCGGGCTCGAGGCCATCAAGTTCCTGCTCGAGCAGGACGAGGACAACGTGCCGATCGTGCAGGAATGGGTCGACAAGTGGTTCTGGCGCGGCTACCGCGTCGCGGCGATCGTGGCGCAGATGCTCGACTACATGCTCCCGCGGCCCGTGATGAGCTGGAAGGAGGCCTTCGAGCTGTACTTCGAGCGGCAGATGCTCGACGGACTGTTCCCGGACCTGGCCTACTACGGCATCAAGCCCCCGCGGTTCGTGCAGCAGGCCATCGACGAGAAGGAGATCCTCTCGCACGCGGTCTACTTGGTCTTCTACAACTTCAGCTTCGCGGCGAACTTCACCACGACGATCCCGACCGAGGAGCACCTGGCCTGGCTCAAGCAGTCCTACCCGGACACGTTCGAGAAGTACTACCAGCCGCGCTGGGACCGGGCCAAGGAGATCGCCGACGGCGGCGGCCGGTTCTTCTTCGGCGGGCTCCCCCAGCTGTGCCAGGTCGGCCAGATCCCGATGACGTTCCCCGAGCCGGGTGACCCGACGACGATCTGCCAGCGGAGCAGCGAATATCAGGGCGAGAACTTCAACTTCTGCTCCGACGGCTGCCAGTGGATCTTCGAGCGGGAGCCCGAGAAGTATGTGCAGGCCTGGCTGCCGGTGCACCAGATCTATCAGGGCAACTGCGGTGGGCCGTCGGTTCCCGAGGTGCTGGAGTGGTACGGCATCGCCGAGGGCGACAACGGCGAATACGAGGGCAGCGTGGACCACGCCAACTGGAAGAAGTGGCACGACCAGGTCGAGGACATCTCCGGCAATCACGCCGACGCACGCGACGAGGCCGCCGTGGCGGCCGCGGTGAAGGAGGTCTGAATCATGGCGATCAAGGCCCTCGCGGACTACGACTTCCCGAGCCGGTCGCGCCAGGAGCTGTACGGCGACGACATGCTGGTGCACGTCTGGTGGAAGGACAACCCGATGTTCTGCGCCGCCGCCACCTTCCGGGCGCCGACGGCCATGACGTGGGCGGACTTCAAGGCCGGAATGATCGATCCGTGGGCCGCCAGCGACCCGGCGTACGATCCGTCCTTCGCCTTCGACTGGGGCTACGACGGCGGTGCCTTTAGCCCCCGGGACGACGCGACGCTGGCCGACCTCGGCGTCGGCCACAAGCACACGATCTCGATGGCCGGCGGGAACCCGCTGAGCCAGCAGTAGCCCCGCGAAGGAGCGGCGCATGCCGATGATGACGGTCGAACCCGACGGCGAGAAGGTGCCGGTCAAGGCCGGCGAGACGATCCTCGACGCCATGTACAACTCGGGCTACGCCTACCGCATCGGCTGCCGCCGTGGGGGCTGCGCCATCTGCAAGGTCGACCTCCTCACCGGGGAGGTGGACTACGCCAAGCCGGTGTGCGACACGGTGCTCACCGACCAAGAGCGCGCCGAGGGGACGTGCCTGAGCTGTCGGGCCGTCCCGCGGGGCGACGTCACGATCCGCCTGCGCGACGAGCGGATCCGGCTGACCAACGCGATGCTCCGGCAGTACCGGCTCGCGCAATACGAGAAGGAGTCATCATGAGTGTTCTGCGGCTGGGTTATGTGCACGCCCGCGTGACGGACATGGCGGACGCCGTGTCGCACTACGAGCGCACGTTGGGCATGAAGAACGTCGGGATGATCGACGGCAAGCAGTACTTCAAGGGCTGGGACGAGTGGGAGCACCACAGCCTGGTCCTCGAAGAGGGCGGCGTGGGCCTGGTCAAGCTGGGCTACAAGGTCTCCTCCGTGGACGACCTGGCCGCCTACGAGAGCCGCGCCCAGCAGTTCGGGGTCACCGTCGAGCGCTTCAGCAAGGGCGAGAACGAGGCCGTCGGCGACGGCGTACGGTTCAACCTGCCCAGCGAGCACCGGGTCGAGCTGTACGCCGAGATGACCGAGGTCGGCAACGAGGTCGGCTTCATCAACCCCGAGGTCTTCCCCCGCGACCTGGTCGGCGTCGGCGTCCCCGGTATCGACCACGCCCTGATCACCGCCGAGGACCCCGGGCTCGCCGAGCGGTTCTTCACGGAGGTGCTCGACTGGTACCCCACCGAGCGGGTCCAGACCAGCCTCGACGACGACCACGAGCTGGTCGGCACCTGGCTGTCCGCCTCCCAGAAGGTGCACGACCTGGCCATCATCGGCGGCCCGCAGGGCGGGCTGCACCACTTCGCGTTCCAGCTGCTCGACTGGAGCGCCGTCGGCCGCGCAGGGTCGCTGTTCTCCATGGACGACGTGTCCGTCGACGTGGGCCCGACCCAGCACGGCATCACCCGCGGCACGACGATCTACTTCTTCGACCCCTCGGGCAACCGCAACGAGGTCTACGCGGGCGGCTACATGGCCTACCGCGACCGGCCGACCGTCCGCTGGACCGTCGACCAGCTCGGCAAGGGCATCTTCTACCTGCAGCGCGAGCTCAACGAGCGCTTCACGACCGTCCTGACCTGACCTGACGTCGGCCAAGGCCAGACCCGAAACCAGACCACGGGCGCCGTACGACGTGACCCGTCGTACGGCGCCCGTCACCACGTTCCGCTCCAGACCCGGAAGGCGAAGCGCCCCGATGTCGCAGACCTACACCGTCACCGTCGAACCGCTCGGCCGTGAGGTCGAATGCCGCGAGGACCAGACGATCCTGGACGCGCTGCTGCGCAGCGGCGTGTGGGTGCCGCACAGCTGCACCCACGGCACGTGCGCCACCTGCAAGGTGGAGGTGCTGGACGGCGACGTCGACCACGGCGAGTCCTCCAGCTTCGCGCTGATGGACTTCGAGCGCGACGAGGGCAAGACGCTGGTGTGCTGCGCGTTCCCGCGGTCCGACGTCACCATCGAGGCCGACGTGGACGTGGACGAGGACATCGAGGTGCACCCGGTCGACGACTACACCGGCACCGTCGTGGCCATCGAGGACATCGCCACCGACACCAAGCGCCTCACCATCGAGATCGACCGGGACCTGGCGTTCAACGCCGGCCAATACATGCGGGTCATGGTGCCCGCGCGGGACGGCGAGCCGGCCGTCGACCGGACCTATTCGATGGCCAACCCGCCCACCGAGCAGCGCTTGCTGGAGTTTCAGGTGCGGCGCGTCGAGGGCGGCAAGGCGACCGACGGGTGGGTGTTCAAGGACCTCGCGGTGGGGGACGAGGTGGCGCTGTCCGGACCGTACGGGCGATTCGTCCTCAAGGTCGGCGGCGACGCGCCCGCCATCATGATCGCCGGCGGCACCGGGCTCGCGCCGATCGCGTCGATGATCAAGCACGCGCTGGTCAACGGCGAGTACGACGGGCACATCACTCTCTACGCCGGGGGCCGCAGCAAGGAGTGGCTGTACGACGTCGACGTCTTCCGGCAGCTCGAGGAGGACTATCCCGAGCAGTTCACCTACCGGCCCTGCCTGTCGGAGACGGGGGAGGACGGGTACGCCGAGGGCACGGTGACCGCCGTCCTGGAGGCCGACCACGAGACCTTGAAGGGGCACCAGGGCTACCTGTGCGGGTTCCCGGCAATGGTCGAGGCGGCGCTGAAGTCGCTGATGTCGCGGCGGCTGTTCCCGCGCGACATCTTCCGGGAGGATTTCTTCAACGAGGCCGACAAGGCCACCGGCGGCGTCAAGTCGCCGTTGATCAAGCGCTAAGCCGTAGGTCGCGGGAGGTGAGCACCCAGCCATGCACCACGAGAACGCGCCGATCACGGCGAACCGGCCCATGCTCACCGCGGCGGGCGCCATGCGCGCCCTGGACGCGGCGTGGCACCAGAGCCTCGAGATCGGCGTGCCGATCAACATCTCCGTCTGCGCCGGCGCCGGCAACGAGCTGGCGTTCCTGCGGCCGGACGGGGCGCCGCTGCTGTCGATGGGCATCGCGCGGGACAAGACCTACACGGTGGCGGCGTTCAACGGGGTGCCCACGCAGAAGTGGTACGGGATGATCAAGGACGAGCCCGCGCTGCTCGCCGGGATCGTGCACCGGGATCGGCTGGTGGTCTTCGGCGGCGGCGTACCGATCGTCATCGACGGCCAACTGGTCGGCGCGGTGGGCTGCTCGGGGGGTTCCGCTGAGCAGTACGCGCAGGTCGCCACCGCGGGCGCCCAGGCGGTGCAGGCCGGCTAGTTTCGGGGGCCCTCGGAAGCCGGGTGTTCACCGTGTTGTGCGCCCGAGGTAACGGGCGTTCACTTTCGCAGGTCAAGGGCTTCTCCGTCGATGGTTCTCCGCCGAGTTTCCGTGCGAGAGAAGGATCCCCCCGTGTTCGGTCATGGTCGCCAGATGTCCGCCTCCCCGACCGGCACGGGCTTGCCCGAGTCGACGCTGCGCAGCCTGCTCTCCCGCGGGGACCAGGTCACCGTCGCGGTGGTCGACCTGACCGAGTGTCTGGCCCGGATGACCTCGGCCACGCAGGAGACGGCGACCGCCGCGGCGTCGATGTCCGTGGCCACGGGCACCGTCGCGGACGAGGCGCAGGCCGTGGCCTCGGCCACCGAGGAGATGACCGCCGCGATGCGCGAGGTCTCCGAGGCCGCCTCCCAGGCCACCGCGGCCGTCGCGGACGCCTCCCAGGCGGCCCGTGGGGTCCGGGGTGCGGTCGACTCGCTCGCCGAATCGGCCGGGCAGATCGATGGCGTCGTCAAGACCGTCTCCAGCATCTCCGACCAGACCCGGTTGCTCGCCCTCAACGCCACGATCGAGGCCGCCCTTCCCGGCGCCGCCGGGAAGGGCTTCGCCATCGTGGCCGAGGAGGTCAAGAGCCTGGCGCACGAGACGACCGCGGCCACCGCCGAGATCGGCGACAAGCTCGCCCAGCTCGCCAGCAACAGCGAGCAGGTTCGGGAGGCGGTCCTGCGCATCGACGAGATGCTCCGGCGCGTCGAGCTGAGCCAGACCTCGATCGCGGCCGCCATCGAGGAGCAGAACGCGACGATCGCCGAGATCACCCGATCCGCGACCAAGGTGGCCGACGCCACCACCGAGCTGCGGTCCGAGGTCGCCGATTGCGTGACGGCCACCGATCAGGCCCGGGCCAGCCTCACCCGGTCGCACCAGCAGATGGACCAGGTGGAGCACGTCGTGGGCGCGCAGCGGCAGGCCGTCGAGGCGATCGCCGGCAGCGTCACGGTGCATCCGCTGCGGGCCGCCATCACCGCGCACGCGGCCTGGAAGAAGCGGCTCCGCGCCGCGATCGACTCCGGCACCCTCCCCGAGGGCGTCACCGTCGAGTCGGCCGCCCGCGACGACGGGTGCGCCTTCGGTCAGTGGCTGGGCACCGGGGAGCCCGAGGCCCTCGACCGGACCCGCACGGCCACGGCCCGCGCCACGCACGCCGACTTCCACCGCGCCGCCAGCCGCATCCTGGCCGAGGCCGTGGGCGGCCGTCGCACCGCGGCCGAGCACCTGATGTGCGACACGAACGGGTACGCCGGGATCGCGATGAACCTCACCGACCAGCTGACCTCCTGGGCCGCAGGTCGAACGCGACTGAGCGGGGTCAGTCGCAGGCCACAGCCGTGGCCAGGGCCTGGCAGATCTGCTGCATCCGCGCCGGGCTGAGCCGGCCGAGCCGCTCGGTCAACTGGTGAACCGCGACGTCCGTCAGCGAGTCCAGCTGAACTACCGACAGCTTTGTGACGGGGTCGTCGCCGGGCTCCAGCAGCACCTCGGTGAGCAGGCCGCGACGGCGAGTGCTGCAGAAGGCCACCATCGTGCGCCGGCGACCCGCGATGGCTTCATCACGGCTCAGGACGACTGCGGGTCGCGGTCCCACCTCGGCAATGCTGGACCACCACAGCTCGCCGTGGGATGGCAGGTCAGTAAACATCTTCGGGTGAGCGGCTGGCTACGGCGGCGTCGAGGAATTCGTTCAGGTCGCCCCACTCGTCGACCGCGTCGTTGCCGTTCGCATACGCCCGCGCATACTGCGCCGCGATCTCCTCGTCCCGATGCCGCTTGAGCAGCAGCCGGAGGGCGTCCTCGACCATCGACGAGTCGTTGTGGTCGGGGTTGATGGCGCGGGCCTGGGTCAACAGGTCGCCGTCCACCGTCGTACTGATCCGCACGCGCGCCATGCCACAAAAGTAGCACGATCATGCCACCAAGCTCTGCGGCGCCTCACCGGCGGCGTCGGCGCTGGTCACTGGGCATCGAGGGGGTGCGCCGGCGGCGGCGTGCGGGCCTGCAACAGGCGACCCAACGCGAGCCCGACCGTCCGCGCGGCGGGGGCTACCCGCACGACCTCGCGGGTCGAGCGGCCCGTTACGGACAGGGCCGCGACCACGCGGTCCTGGGCGTCGAAGACCGGCGCGGCCACGCAGTGGATCCCCACGGTCGACTCCTCGCGGTCATAAGCCACCCCGTTGGCGCGGATGGTCTCCAGCTCGCGGCTGAGGGTGCCGGGCGTGCAGATCGTCCGGGGGGTCAGCCGGGTCAGGCCCGCGTCGATCCGGGCCGTGACGACCTCGGCCGGGGAGTAGGCGAGGATCACCTTGCCCACGCCCGTCGCGTGCGCGGGGAGGCGGCCGCCGAGCCGGCTCGGCAGCCGCGTCGACCCGGGGCTGTTGAGGATCTGCACGTAGACGACCTCGATGCCGTCCAAGACCGCCAGGTGCACCGTGCAGCGGGTCGCCTCGCGCAGGTCGGCCATGAGCGGAAGGGCGGCCTCGCGGAGGGCGCGCTGCGGCGGTACGCCGGCGCCCAGCTCGAACAGGCGCATCCCGAGCCGGTAACCCCCGTCGGCCCGCTCCAGCAGCGCGTGCCGGCACAGTTCCTCGGCGAGGCGGTGGGTGGAGGTCTTGGGCAGGCCGGCGCGGCGCGCCAGCTCCGCCAGCGGCAACGCCTGCTCGGCGCGATACAGCGCGTCGAAGAGCAGCATTTGGCGGGCCACCTGCGAGGGGGGAGCTTCCGGATTTGGCCTGCGGGCACGCGGGGTGGCGGCCATCATGGAAGGACGCGACGGCGGGGGAGTCGCGTTCCGCTCAGCGGGACACATTCCTTGATGTTGGCATCGCGATCGGCGACTGTCGAGGTATGGCCAGACGGTCACCACCGTCGGGGAAGGGATCGCTATGACGCTGACCGCGCTCGACGCTGCGGGGGACCGTCCGGACACGCTCCGCTCGGTCGCCAGCGCCCTTGACGTGCTGGACTGCTTCAGCCGCGACGCCGAGCTGGGCGTCTCGGACATCGCGCGGCGCCTCGGGATCGCCAAGAGCACGGCGCATCGGCTCCTGACCACGCTGTGCAGCCGCGGCCTCGTGGAGAAGAACGCCGCCAGTGGGCAATACCGCCTCGGGCTGCACCTGTTCGAACTCGGCCAGCTGGCCCAGCAGCGCCTGCGCTTGCGGGAGGTAGCACTCCCGATGCTGGAGGAGCTGCGGCAGCTCACCGGGCACACCGTCCACCTCGGCGTGCTCGACGGCGTCGACATCGTCTATGCGGAGCGCCTGGAGTCGCCGGAGTGTCGCCGCCTGATGACCGCGGTGCCGCGCCGCTTCCCGTCGCACTGCACCAGCTCCGGCAAGGTCATCGCGGCCTTCAACCCGGACCCGCTCGACCGTGGCTTCCCGCCGCGCACGGTGGGGACGATCCGCTCGGCCCAGGCCTACCGGACCGAGGTGGCGCAGAGGGCCAAGCTCGGCGTGGGCATCACGCACGGCGAGGCGGTCTCGGGGCTGTCCAGCGTGGCGGCGCCGATCCGCGACCTGACCGGCCGCGCCTACGCCGCGATCAGCCTCGTCGCGCCCACGACCCGAATGCTGGGCGAGGTCGACCGTTCCTCGCGGCTCGTCGCCACCGTCGGCAAGCGCATCTCCGGCCGGCTGGCGATGGCCAGCTGAGCGTTCCCCACCGGGGAACACCCCTGATCACCTCGCGATGGAGCGGCGTAGCGTCGCCCCATCGGACCTTGGCGTCCGCCTGGCCGCCGGGACGTCAAGCATGAAGGAGTGCGTCGTCGTGGACCCGTCCCTGCGCGCAGAGGCCGCCGCTCGGCTCCTGGAGGCCTATCGAACGCGGGCGGCCATCGAGCCGCTCATCGACACCTACCCGGGCCTGGAGCTGGCGGACAGCTACGAGATTCAGCTGCTGCAGATTCGTCAGCGCCTCGCCGAGGGGGCGGTGGTCAAGGGCCACAAGGTGGGGTTGACGGCGGCGACGGTGCAGCGGCAGTTGGGGGTTGACCAGCCGGATTACGGTCACCTGCTGGACGACATGTTCTACCTGGAGCACGCGCCGATCCCCGCGGTGCTTTCTTGCAGCCGAAGATCGAGCCGGAGATCGCGTTCGTGTTGCGGGCGCCGTTGAAGGGCCCCGGGGTGACCGTGGCGCAGGCGCTCGCGGCAGTCGATTTCGTGCTGCCGGCCCTGGAGATCGTGGACAGCCGGGTGCGGGATTGGAGGATCTCGATCCTCGACACGATCGCCGATAACGCCAGCTCCGGCGCGGTGGTGCTGGGGAGCCGGCCGACCCGGATCGAGGACGTCGATCTGCGGCTGACCGGCTGCGTGCTGCACCAGAACGCCCAGGTCGTCGCCACCGGCGCCGGTGGCGCCGTGCTCGGCTCCCCGATCAACTCCCTGGTGTGGCTGGCCAACACCGTCGGTGCGCTGGGGATCACCCTGGAGCCGGGGCACGTGGTGCTGCCCGGTTCGTGCACCCCGATGGTGTCGGTGAGTGCTGGTGACTCGGTCACCGCCACGTTTGCCGGTCTCGGCAGCGTGACCGCTCGTTTTGCGAAGGAGAAGTGACGTGGCCCTGCCCACTCGCCCCGCAACCGCGGCCATCATCGGCTCCGGCAACATCGGCACCGACCTGATGTTCAAGCTGCTGCGCCGGTCCGAGATGATCACGCCGAAATACATGATCGGCATCGACCCGAACTCCGATGGTCTGCGGCGGGCCGAGAGTGTCGGCCTGACCGCCTCGGCCGGCGGTGTCGACTGGCTGCTGTCGCTGCCGACGGAGGAGTTGCCGGACATCGTGTTCGACGCGACCTCGGCCAAGGCGCACGCCGCCTCGGCGCCGCGGTTCGCCGAGAAGGGCATCGTGGCCGTGGATCTGACTCCCGCGGCGGTCGGCCCGTTCGTCTCGCCGGCCGTCTCGGAGGCCTTCGACGAGGGCGCGATGAAC from Austwickia sp. includes the following:
- a CDS encoding IclR family transcriptional regulator, with the translated sequence MTLTALDAAGDRPDTLRSVASALDVLDCFSRDAELGVSDIARRLGIAKSTAHRLLTTLCSRGLVEKNAASGQYRLGLHLFELGQLAQQRLRLREVALPMLEELRQLTGHTVHLGVLDGVDIVYAERLESPECRRLMTAVPRRFPSHCTSSGKVIAAFNPDPLDRGFPPRTVGTIRSAQAYRTEVAQRAKLGVGITHGEAVSGLSSVAAPIRDLTGRAYAAISLVAPTTRMLGEVDRSSRLVATVGKRISGRLAMAS